The proteins below are encoded in one region of Macaca nemestrina isolate mMacNem1 chromosome 10, mMacNem.hap1, whole genome shotgun sequence:
- the LOC105474206 gene encoding olfactory receptor 9K2, producing the protein MLGSKPRVHLYILPCASQQVSTMGDRGASNHSEMTDFILAGFRVRPELHILLFLLFLFVYAMILLGNVGMMAIIMTDPRLNTPMYFFLGNLSFIDLFYSSVIAPKAIINFWSESKSISFAGCVAQLFLFALFIVTEGFLLAAMAYDRFIAICNPLLYSVQMSTRLCTQLVAGSYFCGCISSVIQTSMTFTLSFCASRAVDHFYCDSRPLQRLSCSDLFIHRMISFSLSCIIILPTIIVITVSYMYIVSTVLKIHSTEGRKKAFSTCSSHLGVVSVLYGAVFFMYLTPDRFPELSKVASLCYSLVTPMLNPLIYSLRNKDVQEALKKLLEKKNISL; encoded by the coding sequence ATGCTAGGATCCAAACCAAGAgttcatttgtatattttgcCCTGTGCCTCTCAACAGGTTTCTACCATGGGTGACAGGGGAGCAAGCAATCACTCAGAAATGACTGACTTCATTCTTGCAGGCTTCAGGGTCCGCCCAGAGCTCCACATTCTCCTCTTCCTgctatttctgtttgtttatgcCATGATCCTTCTAGGGAATGTTGGGATGATGGCCATTATTATGACTGATCCTCGGCTGAACACACCAATGTATTTCTTCCTAGGCAATCTCTCcttcattgatcttttctattcATCTGTTATTGCACCCAAGGCTATAATCAACTTCTGGTCTGAAAGCAAGTCTATCTCCTTTGCAGGCTGTGTGGcccagctctttctctttgccCTCTTCATTGTGACTGAGGGATTTCTCCTGGCGGCCATGGCTTATGACCGCTTTATTGCCATCTGCAACCCTCTGCTCTACTCTGTTCAAATGTCAACACGTCTCTGTACTCAGTTGGTGGCTGGTTCCTATTTCTGTGGCTGCATTAGCTCAGTCATTCAGACCAGCATGACATTTACTTTATCTTTTTGTGCTTCTCGGGCTGTTGACCACTTTTACTGTGATTCTCGCCCGCTTCAGAGACTATCTTGTTCTGATCTCTTTATCCATAGAATGATATCTTTTTCCCTGTCATGTATTATTATCTTGCCTACTATCATAGTCATTACTGTATCTTATATGTATATTGTGTCCACAGTTCTAAAGATACACTCTACTGAGGGACGTAAGAAGGCCTTCTCCACCTGCAGCTCTCACCTGGGAGTTGTGAGTGTGCTGTATGGTGCTGTCTTTTTTATGTATCTCACTCCTGACAGATTTCCTGAGCTGAGTAAAGTGGCATCCTTATGTTACTCCCTAGTCACTCCCATGTTGAATCCTTTGATTTATTCTCTGAGGAACAAAGATGTCCAAGAGGCTCTAAAAAAACttctagagaagaaaaatattagtcTTTGA